The Stigmatella aurantiaca DW4/3-1 genome contains the following window.
GGCCGAGCGAGACAACCTGGGCCTCTTCTTGCGTGCCGAGGGCCTGGCCGCCGCGGACATCGGGCCCAGCGTGCGGTTCACGGGGTTCGAGGTGGTCAACGCGCTGCGGGGACCGCACGTGCTGAAGGTGAGGCTCTCCTCGGGCAAGGAGCTGGCCTTCTGCTGCGAGAAGGTGAAGGCCTGTGCCTCCGCGGAGGCGTGTACCTGCCGGAGTGATTGCAACGACGAGTGACACAGGAGGCGCTTCATGATCCAGCGGCACACGGTGAGACCCGGTGAATCCCTGTCCACCATCGCGAGCAAGTACGGCATCAGGCGCTGGGAGCACATCTACCAATACCCCCTGAACAAGGCCTTCCGGGAGCGCACGCCCAACGCCAGCCTCATCCGCCCGGGCGACGTCGTCATCATTCCGGACAAGAGCCCGTCGCGCCAAGACACCCCTTTTGGAGACTACCTGGAGCAGCTCTTCGCGCTGGAGGAGGCAGCGATCCGGCAACAGTATTCGTTCCTGGATCGCATCACGGCGTTCCGGCTGATCCGGTATCCCAACACCCCCGTCCGGCAGTACGGCGGCACCACCCTGGGAGGAGGTCCCTGGCCGCTCATCATTCCGGGGGCCGCGCAGGTCCAGATGCCGTCCTCCTGGCGGGAGAGCCCGCACAGGGAGCGCGTCCAGTTCCTGAGGGACCACTCCAACCCGGTCATCCACGGGGCGAAGGTGGACATGGGGCATGTCTTCGCGGGCCTGGACGCGCGCCTGCGCCCGTCGAGACTCCGCCTCACCCTCACGGGCATCCCCGCCATCGAGATGCGCTCCAACCACGAGGCCGCCACGTACGTGGGGGACCTGGGCAGCGTGGTGGCGCACTACGGGCCCAGCGCCGCGCGCACGCTGTGGAAAAAGGCCAAGGTGCCGGACCTCGTCTTGCAGAAAGCCTATTCCGACTGGGCCAGCGAGGAGGACATGCTGGGCAACATCGACTCGTATTGCCTGCCCTTGGCCCCGGCGAAGACGGTGACCCAGAACCTGCTCGACTACTACCTGGACCCAGTCCAGGGCGTGCGCAAGCGCTTCTCGACATTCCTGGAGACGGTGCGGCTGACCCAGCCAGAAACCCGTCAAGCGCTCGACCGGGAGATGTTTCAAGCGGCCCTGTTGGTGCTCGCGGGAGACAAGTTGATGGGCGAGCTGTACCTTCTTTTCCAGCCCTCGGGCAGCATGGTTCAGGTCCCCAAGACCCTTCTCTACGCGGAAGCCATCCAGTGGACCCTCGAGCACTTCACGGAGTGGTGCCAGCAGCGAGCCCGGAAGGAGTGAGCCACCGGGCATCAAAACTGTCTCTGCCTCCGACCTGGAGCCCCTCTCCGGCGACAGCTATGCGGCGGCGCTGCTGCAAGACGGCACGGAGGCATCCCCAACGCGGAGCTGTATTCGCCCTGAAGACATTCGCTACTGCGGGTGAGAGGTCTGCGGCCGGAGCGGGGAGAACATGGGCACGTAGCACCCCTTCTTCCATTCGTAATAGTTGGCGCCGCAAGGGGGCATCACATCGCCTGCCCGTACCCAGCACCCACCGTTGACCGTTGCCAAAGGTTTCTCGCAAGGGGGCAGCCGCTGACCGGGAAAGGGCTGCTTGGGCATGTCCAAGCTCACCCCACCCGATGCTGGCTCAAGGGAGGACAGAACGGTGGGCGCTTCGAGCACGGCATCCGCCAATCCCACCGTTCCCGCGTCCCGCTCCTCTCCCGCCTGGGCAGCCCAAGGACTTGTCTCAAGCCCCTCTTCCGGGCACGCCCCTCGCGCCCACTCCACCGAGAGCGCCACCGCCGCCCCCACGCATGCCGCCACCCACGGCACCCACTTCCGGGCTCGCCTCCCATCCGTCGCACGGCCGAAGCGCACCTCAGCAGCTTTTTCCACGGGCGACCCCATACGCCGTTCTGTCTCTGGATCCTGGCGCTCCGCAACGCGCTCCAGCGCTTGGGCCACCTCGGCAGCGCTGCCTCGCGCTGACGGCTCTTCCGAAAGCATTTGCTGAATGAGTTCGCCCCATTCTGCGCTCCCATCCACCCACTGCTCGGGCCCCGCCCACTCACGCCCCAATACCCGGTAGCCCTCTTCCGTCTTCTCCACCTTCACCTCTGGTGGATACCGGCCCGTCACCACACGGTACGCCGTCACTCCCAACGCATACACATCGTCCGCTGGCCCCGCCTCGTACCGGCCCACTCGCTGCCCCAGCCCCTCCCACTGAAATCTCAGCGACTCGGGGCTCTGGTACTCATACGTCCCGGGCGGCGGCGGCTCATGCGTCAGCGGACGGGCCCCCTCGTAATTCCCTGAGCCGAAGTCCATCAGCACCGCCCTCCCGTCCCCACTCCTCACACGCACGTTGTCTCCCTTTACGTCCCGATGCACCCCTCCCACCTTGTGCGTCGCCTCCAGCGCCCTGGCCACCTGCCCCAACACCCGCGCTACCTCTTTCGACGACACAAGCCGCTGCGCCGCCCACTCGTACAAACCCACCCCTTCCACCCACTCCATCACCAGATACGGGTACACACCTCCCCCCCGCACCTTCCACTCTCCCCAGTCCTCCAGCCTCGGCACGCTCTCGTGCTTCACCCTCCTCAGCAACTCCCCCTCTCTCTCGAAGCGCGGATCCCACGCGTGCAACGCCAGCTTCAGCGCGAACGCTTCGCCCTGCGGCTCCCCCGTTTTCTCCACTCGGTACACCGCGCCA
Protein-coding sequences here:
- a CDS encoding LysM peptidoglycan-binding domain-containing protein; amino-acid sequence: MIQRHTVRPGESLSTIASKYGIRRWEHIYQYPLNKAFRERTPNASLIRPGDVVIIPDKSPSRQDTPFGDYLEQLFALEEAAIRQQYSFLDRITAFRLIRYPNTPVRQYGGTTLGGGPWPLIIPGAAQVQMPSSWRESPHRERVQFLRDHSNPVIHGAKVDMGHVFAGLDARLRPSRLRLTLTGIPAIEMRSNHEAATYVGDLGSVVAHYGPSAARTLWKKAKVPDLVLQKAYSDWASEEDMLGNIDSYCLPLAPAKTVTQNLLDYYLDPVQGVRKRFSTFLETVRLTQPETRQALDREMFQAALLVLAGDKLMGELYLLFQPSGSMVQVPKTLLYAEAIQWTLEHFTEWCQQRARKE
- a CDS encoding serine/threonine protein kinase; the encoded protein is MRPAALQEGEEVGPWRVVSPCGRGSYGAVYRVEKTGEPQGEAFALKLALHAWDPRFEREGELLRRVKHESVPRLEDWGEWKVRGGGVYPYLVMEWVEGVGLYEWAAQRLVSSKEVARVLGQVARALEATHKVGGVHRDVKGDNVRVRSGDGRAVLMDFGSGNYEGARPLTHEPPPPGTYEYQSPESLRFQWEGLGQRVGRYEAGPADDVYALGVTAYRVVTGRYPPEVKVEKTEEGYRVLGREWAGPEQWVDGSAEWGELIQQMLSEEPSARGSAAEVAQALERVAERQDPETERRMGSPVEKAAEVRFGRATDGRRARKWVPWVAACVGAAVALSVEWARGACPEEGLETSPWAAQAGEERDAGTVGLADAVLEAPTVLSSLEPASGGVSLDMPKQPFPGQRLPPCEKPLATVNGGCWVRAGDVMPPCGANYYEWKKGCYVPMFSPLRPQTSHPQ